The proteins below are encoded in one region of Methanobacteriaceae archaeon:
- a CDS encoding histidine kinase N-terminal 7TM domain-containing protein — MNGQYSALGIILLLFAMGTLSLTFRSYQRPFTRFNTYFICLTLSVFLWYMGSGLALLSSDASTKIMWTQITYIGATTVAAFWFLLVMSFTKYDKYFKPLSVGLLLLTPLIITIMALTNAWHGLIWPSITPVSSEPGALLLYEQGPLFYINIFYSYSLLLVGTIILSQKIRTEDKKNKQKFYILILSGLIPLIFSLIYASGLSPIPGLDITPFGLSFSVILLFLGIFRYNLLDINQIAHDLLLRNIKSGVMIFDNNHKLLEVNPAASMLDINDDDLGNDINDVLKDLGALKSYYHNPSGDNEIFLKDYDLWLELKLTEIYDHYDVQVGRLFRFSDITPRKKTEDALKLSEHKSRAILEAIPDIMFIIRKDGTFIDFKSPSNDYLALSPEKIVGSNISELKLTPHYLELVRSKIKNTIDNSVREKFEYELELEGNINYFEARLTKLNSNEVLAIIRNISEIKEIQKSLRESESLYRTLFENTGVPTGIFNKKGLFTLVNHKMEEFLNSSKKELEFKKTWMDFTHPDDLHRMIEYNKIRQKNPEKAPNTYETRLIDNNRDAHLSQIMVDHIPYLDEYVVSVVDITPLKEAQKKLEDSEKKYREIFENVQDVLYQADNKGKIIDISPSINRYSGFDREKMIGSPIESWYHQPEDRQELLNQIKEKGEVDHYEVRLRNDLNDTFYVSINAHLRHNKKGEIIGVEGSLRDISEQKRIEKEMEYRLELESLLMDISKNFINKKPEMVDDAINEALQKIGEFKQVDRSYLFQLNPDGNLLSNTHEWCAPHIEPQIDNLQNLEKPFFRWSLGKLKSKGQIHIKSVKNLPDEAKFERKLLLSKDTQSMTAVAMKFHGKVLGYVGFDMVKMEMDCNKGDIDLLILMGEIFTNLLEKRYTEENMEKSIKEKEVLLREIHHRVKNNMQIVSSLLNLQANFEEEEKVQKVLRESQNRIRSMSIVHEKLYQSTSLSEIEFGSYLQQLIKDIFLSYTVSPEKIRPIIDAEDIYINLDTAIPLGLIVNELLTNSIKYAFKGRDTGTLKINFNKIDDEFILKVSDDGVGLGPDVDIDSTKTLGLQLVKSLSTQLDADLKIDGTKGTSFTFKFKEISYRNRI; from the coding sequence ATGAATGGGCAATACTCGGCATTAGGAATCATTTTATTATTGTTTGCGATGGGGACTCTATCTCTTACCTTTCGCAGCTATCAACGGCCATTTACCCGTTTTAATACTTATTTTATATGTTTAACCTTAAGCGTATTTTTGTGGTACATGGGATCGGGCCTGGCATTATTAAGTTCAGATGCCAGTACCAAGATTATGTGGACCCAGATAACTTATATAGGTGCCACCACGGTCGCTGCTTTCTGGTTTCTTTTAGTCATGAGTTTTACTAAATATGATAAATATTTTAAACCCCTAAGCGTGGGACTTCTATTATTAACTCCCTTAATTATTACTATTATGGCTTTAACCAATGCCTGGCACGGCCTTATATGGCCCAGCATCACCCCGGTGTCTAGTGAACCGGGAGCACTACTCCTATATGAACAGGGCCCCTTATTTTATATTAATATCTTCTACAGTTACAGCCTATTATTAGTGGGAACCATAATTTTAAGCCAGAAAATACGAACCGAAGATAAAAAAAATAAACAAAAATTTTATATATTAATTTTAAGTGGGTTGATACCCTTAATTTTCAGTTTAATATATGCTTCAGGATTATCTCCAATTCCTGGTTTGGACATAACTCCCTTTGGCTTAAGTTTTTCCGTAATATTATTATTTTTAGGGATTTTCCGCTATAATTTACTAGACATTAACCAAATAGCCCATGATTTGCTCCTGCGTAATATTAAAAGTGGAGTAATGATATTTGATAATAATCACAAGTTGTTAGAAGTTAATCCCGCCGCAAGTATGCTTGATATAAATGATGATGATTTGGGTAATGATATTAATGATGTTTTAAAGGATTTAGGTGCCCTTAAGTCTTATTACCATAATCCAAGTGGTGATAATGAAATTTTTTTAAAGGACTATGATTTATGGCTTGAACTAAAACTTACTGAAATCTATGATCACTATGACGTTCAGGTAGGTCGTTTATTCAGATTCTCAGATATTACTCCACGTAAAAAAACTGAAGATGCTTTAAAACTAAGTGAACATAAAAGCAGAGCCATCCTGGAGGCCATACCAGATATTATGTTTATCATCCGAAAGGATGGTACCTTTATAGATTTTAAATCACCCAGCAATGACTACCTGGCACTTTCCCCGGAAAAAATTGTAGGAAGCAATATCTCTGAACTAAAACTGACCCCCCATTATCTGGAATTAGTCAGGAGTAAGATTAAAAATACTATTGATAACTCGGTCAGAGAAAAATTTGAATATGAACTAGAGCTAGAAGGAAATATTAATTATTTTGAGGCTCGTTTAACAAAATTAAATTCTAATGAAGTACTGGCCATTATTCGAAATATCAGTGAAATTAAAGAAATCCAGAAATCGCTCCGGGAATCAGAATCATTATATCGAACCTTATTTGAAAATACAGGAGTTCCCACCGGGATATTTAATAAAAAAGGTTTGTTTACTTTGGTAAATCATAAAATGGAGGAATTTTTAAATAGTTCTAAGAAAGAACTGGAGTTTAAAAAGACCTGGATGGATTTTACCCACCCCGACGATCTGCATCGCATGATTGAATATAATAAAATACGTCAAAAAAATCCGGAAAAAGCCCCTAATACCTATGAAACCAGATTAATTGATAATAATAGAGATGCACATCTCTCCCAAATAATGGTGGACCATATCCCATATCTGGATGAATACGTGGTTTCGGTAGTGGACATCACCCCTTTAAAAGAGGCACAGAAAAAACTGGAAGATAGTGAAAAGAAATACCGGGAAATATTTGAAAATGTACAAGATGTGCTCTACCAGGCCGATAATAAGGGGAAAATAATAGATATCAGCCCATCTATCAACCGTTACTCTGGATTTGATCGGGAAAAAATGATTGGTTCCCCTATTGAATCATGGTACCATCAACCCGAGGACCGCCAAGAATTATTAAATCAGATAAAAGAAAAAGGCGAAGTAGACCATTATGAGGTCCGGCTAAGAAATGATTTAAATGATACGTTTTATGTTTCCATAAACGCCCACCTTCGACATAATAAAAAAGGAGAAATTATAGGTGTGGAAGGGTCTCTGCGTGATATAAGTGAACAGAAAAGAATTGAAAAAGAAATGGAGTATCGTTTAGAACTAGAAAGCCTATTAATGGATATTTCTAAGAATTTCATCAACAAAAAACCAGAAATGGTGGATGATGCCATAAATGAAGCATTGCAAAAAATTGGTGAATTCAAGCAAGTAGATAGAAGCTACTTATTCCAATTAAACCCTGATGGTAATCTTTTAAGTAACACCCATGAGTGGTGTGCACCACATATAGAGCCACAAATTGATAATCTGCAGAATCTGGAAAAACCTTTCTTTAGATGGAGCCTGGGAAAACTTAAAAGTAAGGGGCAAATCCATATTAAATCGGTGAAAAACCTGCCAGATGAAGCTAAATTTGAAAGAAAATTATTATTATCAAAGGATACACAATCTATGACCGCGGTGGCCATGAAGTTTCATGGGAAGGTCCTGGGATATGTGGGTTTTGATATGGTTAAAATGGAGATGGATTGTAATAAAGGAGATATTGACCTTTTAATTTTGATGGGGGAAATATTCACCAACTTACTGGAGAAAAGATATACCGAAGAGAATATGGAAAAATCCATCAAGGAAAAAGAAGTACTACTGCGGGAGATACACCACCGGGTTAAAAATAATATGCAGATAGTATCCTCTCTATTGAATCTCCAGGCCAATTTTGAAGAGGAAGAGAAAGTTCAAAAAGTTTTAAGGGAGTCTCAGAATCGTATAAGATCCATGTCCATAGTCCATGAGAAGCTATACCAGTCCACCAGTTTAAGTGAGATAGAATTTGGAAGTTACCTCCAGCAACTAATAAAAGACATATTTTTAAGCTATACCGTATCCCCCGAAAAAATAAGGCCCATCATTGATGCGGAAGATATCTATATCAACCTGGATACAGCCATACCACTAGGTTTAATTGTCAATGAACTCCTAACCAACTCCATTAAATACGCATTTAAGGGAAGGGATACAGGTACTTTGAAGATTAATTTTAATAAAATTGATGATGAATTTATATTAAAGGTAAGTGATGATGGAGTGGGTTTAGGCCCGGATGTGGATATAGATAGTACTAAGACCTTAGGATTGCAACTGGTTAAAAGTCTATCCACGCAATTAGATGCTGATTTAAAGATTGATGGAACTAAGGGGACTAGTTTTACCTTTAAATTTAAAGAGATAAGTTATAGGAATAGGATTTAA